In Planctomycetota bacterium, one genomic interval encodes:
- a CDS encoding type II secretion system protein has translation MHCDDATMPRRADRAGSGSGPGGVRAGFTLVELLVAIIIVAVLAAIITPAVMTAMAKAKQAAIKTEIDMLHMAIMNYKSEYGSFPPAADRPTGAVKKHVTRIFPRTNWASFTYDTGQVTPFTAIYLFLSGYGDDPTNPFSGKPKKLFDFDQSRVNTTNNQYAPREKPNSPYIYVPASQYETFVYSTSSFTTPGAQMVPEKPFKRKMAPFTVPTAPDSFWFTNTMPVPAELTNQPTTGQQFFNPDTFQILCAGRDEVFGTDDDLSNFWPGTRRDYLDSIK, from the coding sequence ATGCATTGCGACGACGCGACCATGCCCCGGCGGGCGGACCGGGCGGGCTCGGGAAGTGGCCCCGGGGGGGTCCGCGCCGGTTTCACGCTGGTGGAGCTGCTGGTGGCGATCATCATCGTCGCGGTGCTGGCGGCGATCATCACGCCGGCGGTGATGACGGCGATGGCCAAGGCCAAGCAGGCGGCGATCAAGACGGAGATCGACATGCTTCACATGGCGATCATGAACTACAAGAGCGAGTACGGGAGCTTCCCGCCGGCGGCGGACAGGCCGACCGGGGCCGTCAAGAAGCACGTCACTCGCATTTTTCCGAGAACAAACTGGGCTTCGTTCACCTACGACACCGGGCAGGTCACTCCGTTCACAGCGATCTACCTCTTTTTGTCGGGCTACGGTGACGACCCGACGAATCCTTTCTCGGGCAAGCCGAAGAAGTTGTTCGACTTCGACCAGTCCCGGGTGAACACCACCAACAACCAGTACGCGCCGCGCGAAAAGCCGAACAGCCCCTACATCTACGTGCCGGCCAGCCAGTACGAAACCTTCGTCTATTCAACGTCTTCATTCACCACACCCGGGGCGCAGATGGTGCCAGAGAAGCCATTCAAGCGGAAAATGGCTCCGTTTACCGTCCCAACTGCGCCGGATTCTTTTTGGTTCACGAACACCATGCCTGTTCCGGCGGAACTGACAAATCAGCCGACGACTGGTCAGCAGTTTTTCAACCCTGACACGTTCCAAATTTTGTGTGCCGGTCGCGACGAGGTGTTTGGTACCGACGACGACCTATCCAACTTTTGGCCGGGAACGCGCCGGGACTATCTAGACAGCATCAAGTAG
- a CDS encoding type II secretion system F family protein produces the protein MPTFQFEAIDAATGRPIKDVVDAPSEAEAQATIRAMGYMVTKLKAQKSKGAATAGGKRKPGRTFAFGKVKGKELTLFTRQLSILQDAGLPILRSLKVLAEMQKPGRLKNSLLDTCDEIEGGATLSEAMSKSPKCFDRLYCNMIRAGEAGGALEVILRRLAEFMERSQSLKRKVKGALVYPIVVVCVAIGILTFIMIKIVPQFKKIFDDFGSELPAMTQVLIDISNACVNYWYLIPAIPFGFRLIIKAICLLKYGRFGWDLFTLKMPIFGQLVEKNIMSRSTRTLGTLLSSGVPILEALNITKETSGNMMFEKLFQKVSDSIRDGNAIAKPLKEFAVPPFNIMAMFFWTLFCPGIGALLYLTKYKKPVVDDLVVNMVDVGEESGELDTMLYKVADTYDEEVAVLTESLTSLMEPLLIIFLGGAVGFIVIALFMPLIKLITDLS, from the coding sequence CAGAAATCGAAGGGGGCCGCGACGGCGGGGGGGAAGCGCAAGCCGGGGCGGACGTTCGCCTTCGGCAAGGTGAAGGGGAAGGAACTGACGCTGTTCACCCGGCAGCTCTCGATCCTCCAGGATGCCGGCCTGCCGATCCTCCGCAGCCTCAAGGTGCTGGCGGAGATGCAGAAGCCGGGCCGGCTCAAGAACAGCCTCCTCGACACCTGCGACGAGATCGAGGGAGGAGCGACGCTCTCCGAGGCGATGTCGAAGAGCCCGAAGTGCTTCGACCGCCTGTATTGCAACATGATCCGCGCCGGCGAGGCGGGCGGTGCGCTGGAAGTGATCCTCCGCCGACTGGCCGAGTTCATGGAGCGGTCGCAGTCGCTGAAGCGGAAGGTCAAGGGGGCGCTGGTCTATCCGATCGTGGTGGTGTGCGTGGCCATCGGCATCCTCACGTTCATCATGATCAAGATCGTGCCGCAGTTCAAAAAGATCTTCGACGACTTCGGCAGCGAATTGCCGGCGATGACGCAGGTCCTGATCGACATCTCCAACGCCTGCGTCAACTACTGGTACCTGATCCCGGCGATCCCGTTCGGCTTCCGGCTGATCATCAAGGCGATCTGCCTGCTCAAGTACGGCCGCTTCGGCTGGGACCTGTTCACGCTCAAGATGCCGATCTTCGGCCAGCTCGTCGAGAAAAACATCATGTCGCGCTCGACGCGCACCCTCGGCACGCTCCTGTCCTCGGGCGTGCCGATCCTCGAGGCCCTCAACATCACCAAGGAAACCTCGGGCAACATGATGTTCGAGAAGCTGTTTCAGAAGGTCAGCGACTCGATCCGCGACGGTAATGCGATCGCCAAGCCACTCAAGGAATTCGCCGTCCCCCCCTTCAACATCATGGCGATGTTCTTCTGGACGCTGTTCTGCCCGGGGATCGGGGCGCTACTGTACCTGACGAAATACAAGAAGCCGGTCGTCGACGACCTCGTGGTCAACATGGTCGACGTCGGCGAGGAGTCGGGCGAGCTCGACACGATGCTCTACAAGGTGGCCGACACCTACGACGAGGAAGTGGCGGTGCTCACCGAGAGCCTGACGAGCCTGATGGAGCCGCTGCTGATCATCTTCCTCGGCGGTGCCGTCGGCTTCATCGTCATCGCCCTGTTCATGCCGCTCATCAAGCTGATCACCGACCTGTCGTGA